Proteins co-encoded in one Methylobacterium sp. WL1 genomic window:
- the asd gene encoding archaetidylserine decarboxylase (Phosphatidylserine decarboxylase is synthesized as a single chain precursor. Generation of the pyruvoyl active site from a Ser is coupled to cleavage of a Gly-Ser bond between the larger (beta) and smaller (alpha chains). It is an integral membrane protein.) has product MMTVSGSRLRRALAQVGAQEDLNFLLTNRLPRRLATRFMGWFSRIEQPLVRDVSIATWRLFCDVDLSDAREARFPSLHAAFVRALRPGARPIAGDPNVLVSPSDAILGAHGRIEAGRLLQIKGLSYSLADLLGGDAALARAHEGGAYATLRLTAGMYHRFHAPHDLRVETVRHIWGDTWNVNPIALKRVEALFCRNERAVLRLRIAGHPVTLVPVAAILVAGLRLGFLPEGVALRRTGGRPLPCTARLEKGAEMGWFEHGSTIVVLAPPGFTLSPSLQEGARLRMGEPLMRLPEPGAP; this is encoded by the coding sequence ATGATGACGGTTTCGGGATCGCGGCTACGGCGCGCCCTGGCGCAGGTGGGCGCCCAGGAGGATCTGAACTTCCTGCTCACCAACCGCCTGCCGCGCCGGCTCGCCACCCGGTTCATGGGCTGGTTCAGCCGGATCGAGCAGCCCCTGGTGCGCGACGTCTCGATCGCCACCTGGCGGCTGTTCTGCGACGTCGATCTCAGCGACGCCCGGGAGGCACGGTTCCCGAGCCTGCACGCGGCCTTCGTGCGGGCCCTGCGCCCCGGTGCCCGGCCGATCGCCGGGGATCCGAACGTCCTGGTCAGCCCCAGCGACGCGATCCTGGGCGCGCATGGCCGGATCGAGGCCGGGCGGCTTCTCCAGATCAAGGGCCTCTCGTACAGCCTCGCCGACCTGCTCGGGGGCGACGCGGCGCTGGCGCGCGCCCACGAGGGCGGCGCCTACGCGACCCTGCGGCTGACCGCCGGGATGTATCACCGCTTCCACGCCCCCCACGACCTGCGGGTCGAAACGGTCCGCCACATCTGGGGGGACACCTGGAACGTGAACCCGATCGCGCTGAAGCGCGTCGAGGCCCTGTTCTGCCGCAACGAGCGGGCGGTGCTGCGCCTGCGGATCGCCGGCCACCCCGTCACCCTGGTGCCGGTGGCGGCGATTCTGGTGGCGGGGCTGCGTCTCGGCTTCCTGCCGGAGGGTGTGGCCCTGCGCCGGACCGGTGGCCGCCCCCTGCCCTGCACCGCCCGCCTGGAAAAGGGCGCGGAGATGGGCTGGTTCGAGCACGGCTCGACCATCGTGGTCCTGGCTCCGCCGGGCTTCACCCTGTCGCCCAGCCTCCAGGAGGGGGCCCGCCTGCGCATGGGCGAGCCGCTGATGCGGCTGCCGGAACCGGGCGCGCCGTAG